CCAAGGCTGGACCCTACGAGTGCGGCATGGACCCCATCGGCGACGCGCGCGGTCGCTTCTCGGTCCGCTTTTATATGGTTGCGATGCTCTTTATTCTCTTCGACGTCGAAGCCGTCTTCATGTTGCCCTGGGCGGTCATCTTTCGGCGTCTACCCCAGATCACCGGGTCGAAGATGTTTGGTTTCTATGAGATGCTCGTTTACCTCGGCTTCGTCGCCGTAGGCCTCTTCTATGTATGGAAGAAGGGCGTCCTTGACTGGTCCACCGACAAGGGAGATCTCTAATGGCCCCGGCAATCTTTGGAACTCAGGCCGTCTTTGAGGCGTTTCCCGACGAGCCTGCCGTAAAGGCGCTCTCTCATCTCGCGACCGACGCCAAATTTGATCGCGGTGAGCTGACACTTACCGTCGCCCGCGAAAACATTGTCGCAGCCTGTCAGGCCGTGAAGCAGGCTGGGTATAACTTCTTCGAGGATGTCACCGCCGTCGACTGGTATCCCTCGGAGCCCCGTTTTCAGGTCAGCTACAGCTTTCTCTCTCACGCTTTGA
This portion of the Edaphobacter sp. 4G125 genome encodes:
- a CDS encoding NADH-quinone oxidoreductase subunit A; its protein translation is MHNYPYIWNYLPLVLQILVALGLACGMVGASFLIGKHKNSRTKAGPYECGMDPIGDARGRFSVRFYMVAMLFILFDVEAVFMLPWAVIFRRLPQITGSKMFGFYEMLVYLGFVAVGLFYVWKKGVLDWSTDKGDL
- a CDS encoding NADH-quinone oxidoreductase subunit C, which gives rise to MAPAIFGTQAVFEAFPDEPAVKALSHLATDAKFDRGELTLTVARENIVAACQAVKQAGYNFFEDVTAVDWYPSEPRFQVSYSFLSHALKRRLRLVVRLVGDDASLDSITGAWPAANFYEREVFDLFGIHFGGHPNLRRIMMPEDWKGNPLRKDYPVEGYR